CCTTCTGAAAAGTAGGCTATCGCGATTATGATTATGACAAGAGCAGCAAAAGAAACAGGTCTCATAATAGAGGTGTTAAATGCCTGAAATAAAAGCGTTAGCCGGATGATTCAGGTTATGTTCTTGCCGGTAGAGGGGTCGAAGAAGTGCACTCCCTCTTCCCTGAACGTTATGTTTATGAAGTCTCCAGCGCTTATGTTCATGCCTTTATCCAGCTTCATCTTGAGCAGCGTATCTTCTGTGCTTATATCAACTATCGTTTCAGAGCCGAGCGGCTCGACCATGAAGACCTGAACCCTTGAAGTATTCCTGATACCAGGCTGAGCAAGAACTATGTCTTCAGGCCTTACACCTAGTATAGCCTTTCCCTTATCAAGAAGACCTGATTCCCTGAGCCTGCTTAAAAGCCTGTCAGATAGCTGATACCTGAAGACCGAAGTTTCAGCAACAAAAGAACTATCCTTTTGTATTATCGAAACTGGTATCAGGTTCATAGCTGGAGCACCTATGAAACCAGCCACGAAGGTGTTTTCAGGCCTGGAGTACAGTTCAATCGGCGAATCTATTTGCTGTATCTTCCCGGAGTTGAATACAGCAATCCTGTCTGCCATCGTCATCGCCTCAGCCTGGTCGTGGGTAACGTAGACCATCTTCGCCTTCAGCTCTCTCTGCAGTTTCTTCAGCTCAGCCCTCATGTAGATTCTGAGCTTGGCATCAAGGTTGCTCAGAGGCTCATCCATCAGGAAGACCTTCGGTTTCCTAATTATGGCTCTTCCGAGGGCAACCCTCTGCTGCTCTCCTCCGCTCAGCTGCTTAGGCTTTCTGTCAAGGAGGTGGCTTATCTTCAGGAATTCTGCCACCTCTCTGACCCTAGCTGTGATCTCGTCCTTCGGCACCTTCTTAACCCTGAGAGGGAAGGCTATGTTTTCAAAGACCGTCATATATGGATACAAGGCATAGTTCTGGAAGACCATGGCAACGTCTCTCTTCCCAGGTGGCAGGTCGGTTACGTCGCTGTCATCTATGATTATTTTGCCTGAATCAACTGTTTCAAGGCCTGCTACGCACCTGAGCGTAGTTGTTTTGCCTGAACCAGATGGGCCAAGCAGCACCATAAATTCTCCATCCTTGACCTCAAAGCTGACCTCATCTATGGCTGAGACATTTCCGAACTTCTTTGATATGCTTTGGACTGAGACTGTCAACTCGTCTGCGTTCTGGTTTTGGATGCACTTATCTTAAACGTTGCTAGCTATCAACTCTCCTCAAAACTGGTCTGTTTATCTGATAGATGTACTTTTGAGTCGATTTCTTTCTTTAATTTGAGCAGATGTACGAAAATTTGGGTCAAAGAAATTGCTGATGAGGAAAGGGCCTGCGTGAAGAAGGTTTACCCAGATTTATGCATGCATGCTTGCATGCATGAATGCATGAGTGTATGTGAGAATATGTATGCGGACCAGCAGATTTGCCCTATTCAAACATAGAAGAATCCCGGAATTGGAATTGATTCAGCAAGGTGTATTCACAAACAAACGAACAAAGACTAATCGTTGTCCCGAAAATGAATGATTTTAACGATCGACTCTCGCCTTAGACAGGGTGTTGATTGAACGCTCTGCTAGCAGTTCATGGAGGAAGCTAGTCTCTCCTTTCAGCTAATGACCATTCGAGTGCATAGGCAGGAATTATGTCAACCCCGTTTGCACTTCCAGTCTCTGATTCTGTTACCAGGACAGACCTTTCGGCATTTACCTCTCTGCTGAGCCTGAATAGCATTTTTGCATCCCTTTGGCTAAAGCCAAGTTTGACCTCTACTGCTATTGTCCGGCCGTTCATCAGCAGCGCATCTA
This region of Conexivisphaerales archaeon genomic DNA includes:
- a CDS encoding ABC transporter ATP-binding protein, whose amino-acid sequence is MTVSVQSISKKFGNVSAIDEVSFEVKDGEFMVLLGPSGSGKTTTLRCVAGLETVDSGKIIIDDSDVTDLPPGKRDVAMVFQNYALYPYMTVFENIAFPLRVKKVPKDEITARVREVAEFLKISHLLDRKPKQLSGGEQQRVALGRAIIRKPKVFLMDEPLSNLDAKLRIYMRAELKKLQRELKAKMVYVTHDQAEAMTMADRIAVFNSGKIQQIDSPIELYSRPENTFVAGFIGAPAMNLIPVSIIQKDSSFVAETSVFRYQLSDRLLSRLRESGLLDKGKAILGVRPEDIVLAQPGIRNTSRVQVFMVEPLGSETIVDISTEDTLLKMKLDKGMNISAGDFINITFREEGVHFFDPSTGKNIT